A single Lactuca sativa cultivar Salinas chromosome 8, Lsat_Salinas_v11, whole genome shotgun sequence DNA region contains:
- the LOC111908343 gene encoding two-component response regulator ORR22 → MTVEEIRGGVLGNEIDRFPIGMRVLAVDDDPTCLKLLDGLLRKCQYQVTTTNQAITALKMLRENRNRFDLIISDVYMPDMDGFKLLELVGLEMDLPVIMLSGNSDPKLVMKGITHGACDYLVKPVRLEELRNIWQHVIRRKVESKSQSKSKSNNDHDKSDQGTENGDQNVKSNRKRGIEDEDVEENGHESDDPSAPKKPRVVWSIDLHRKFVAAVNQLGIEKAVPKRILDLMNVDGITRENVASHLQKYRLYLKRISHQANMVVAFGGSKDASSYIRMNSLDGLGDFRTLSSTGRLPGGTYAPSGMLGRLNSATGVTLHSLTGPPMVQPNHTQNKLQPVVSAMPPNHQNLNFFQGIPTSFNLEHQQYSNKPNTQLADFGSVEESRIFTGTKLADFNSIDESRIFTGSSTFTDPSAVLGSQSVLKLSSTGPESLNLLSNSSTFLDNQSTNFSSNQLPIENYSYPVTVNGGFASNITTTASVPLEPSGGGGGLVGDIIRNANQSLSNQNQNHIQKSGLYSGSKQDYIQYSHNAFSTLASSALATGGGGGGGGLGGLVSHSRSNGGGGGGSTLTQTEKLSMGSNEDFPFDQTKLQGGFVANNGYGSLDDLMTGMMKREQESTIIMDGEFGYDDYGFGPNDDSS, encoded by the exons ATGACAGTTGAGGAAATTCGAGGGGGTGTTTTGGGTAATGAAATTGACAGGTTTCCCATTGGGATGAGAGTTCTTGCTGTTGACGATGATCCAACTTGCTTGAAATTATTAGACGGGCTTCTAAGAAAATGTCAATATCaag TTACAACAACAAATCAAGCGATAACAGCATTGAAGATGCTAAGGGAAAATAGAAACCGATTCGATTTGATCATTAGTGATGTTTACATGCCAGACATGGATGGTTTCAAGCTTCTCGAACTCGTTGGCCTCGAAATGGACTTACCCGTTATCA TGTTATCAGGAAACAGTGACCCAAAGCTTGTAATGAAGGGGATCACTCATGGTGCTTGTGATTATTTAGTGAAGCCAGTTCGCCTTGAGGAGCTAAGAAACATATGGCAGCATGTGATTAGGCGAAAAGTTGAGTCAAAATcgcagtcaaagtcaaagtcaaacaatgaTCATGATAAATCGGATCAAGGGACTGAAAATGGAGATCAGAATGTGAAGTCGAATAGAAAAAGAggaattgaagatgaagatgtTGAAGAAAATGGACATGAAAGTGATGATCCATCGGCTCCAAAGAAGCCTCGTGTTGTTTGGTCAATTGATCTTCATAGAAAGTTTGTTGCTGCTGTTAATCAATTGGGGATTGAGA AAGCTGTGCCTAAAAGGATTCTTGATTTGATGAATGTGGATGGAATTACTAGGGAAAATGTAGCAAGTCATCTCCAG AAATATAGGCTTTACCTAAAGAGGATCAGTCATCAAGCTAATATGGTGGTTGCATTTGGGGGAAGCAAAGATGCATCTTCTTACATAAGGATGAATTCTCTTGATGGACTTGGAGATTTTAGGACATTATCATCTACAGGAAGATTGCCAGGTGGCACGTATGCGCCATCTGGCATGCTTGGTAGGCTCAACAGTGCAACGGGTGTGACACTTCATAGCCTTACGGGCCCACCTATGGTCCAACCAAACCATACCCAAAACAAGTTGCAGCCAGTTGTATCGGCTATGCCCCCAAATcaccaaaatttgaatttttttcagGGGATTCCAACATCTTTTAATCTTGAGCATCAACAATATAGTAATAAACCGAATACCCAACTTGCGGATTTTGGTTCGGTTGAAGAATCTCGAATCTTTACAG GTACCAAACTGGCTGATTTCAATTCCATTGATGAATCTAGGATCTTTACAG GTTCTAGCACCTTCACGGATCCTAGTGCAGTTCTTGGAAGTCAATCTGTTTTAAAGCTATCTTCTACAGGCCCAGAATCTCTTAATCTTCTTTCAAATAGTTCAACCTTTCTTGATAATCAGTCAACAAACTTCTCTTCAAATCAACTGCCAATCGAAAACTACAGTTATCCTGTTACTGTTAATGGCGGATTTGCTTCCAACATCACCACTACCGCCTCTGTGCCTCTTGAACctagcggtggtggtggtggtttggtTGGTGACATCATTCGGAATGCTAATCAATCTTTATCAAATCAAAACCAAAATCACATCCAAAAAAGTGGGCTATATAGTGGTAGTAAACAAGATTATATCCAATACTCTCACAATGCTTTTAGCACACTAGCCTCTTCAGCTCTAGccactggtggtggtggtggtggtggtggtttgggTGGTTTGGTGAGCCATAGTAGAtcaaatggtggtggtggtggtggttcaaCCCTTACACAAACCGAGAAGCTAAGTATGGGCTCCAATGAAGATTTTCCATTTGATCAGACAAAATTGCAAGGTGGTTTTGTTGCAAACAATGGTTATGGTTCATTGGATGATCTTATGACTGGAATGATGAAAAGG GAGCAAGAGTCGACAATCATAATGGATGGAGAATTCGGATATGATGATTATGGTTTTGGGCCGAATGATGATTCTAGTTAG
- the LOC111908341 gene encoding temperature-induced lipocalin-1 produces MAKKEMEVVKGVDLQRYMGRWYEIASFPSRNQPKNGTDTRATYTLKEDGTVHVLNETWSDGKRGFIEGTAYKADPNSDEAKLKVKFYLPPFLPIIPVTGDYWVLFLDDDYQYALIGQPSKKSLWILCRENHLDDEIYEQLIEKAKGEGYDVSNLKKTTHTDPPPETEGAPADTKGVWWLKSIFGK; encoded by the exons ATGGCCAAGAAAGAGATGGAAGTTGTAAAGGGCGTTGATCTACAAAGATACATGGGCCGATGGTACGAAATTGCTTCATTTCCATCAAGAAATCAGCCTAAAAACGGAACCGATACTAGGGCTACATACACACTGAAAGAAGATGGCACTGTTCATGTTCTAAACGAGACTTGGAGTGATGGAAAGAGAGGATTCATTGAAGGCACTGCTTATAAAGCTGATCCCAATAGCGATGAAGCGAAATTGAAGGTGAAATTCTACCTTCCGCCATTTTTGCCCATCATACCTGTTACGGGTGATTACTGGGTGTTGTTTCTAGATGATGATTATCAGTATGCCTTGATTGGTCAGCCTTCGAAGAAGTCTCTCTGG ATATTGTGCAGAGAAAACCATCTGGATGATGAGATATACGAGCAGCTGATTGAGAAGGCGAAGGGAGAAGGGTATGATGTGAGCAATCTGAAGAAGACGACACACACAGACCCACCGCCGGAGACTGAAGGCGCTCCGGCTGACACCAAGGGCGTATGGTGGTTGAAATCAATATTCGGGAAATAA
- the LOC111908340 gene encoding temperature-induced lipocalin-1, with amino-acid sequence MSKKAMEVVKGLDLQRYMGRWYEIASFPSRFQPKDGINTRATYTLKDDGTVNVLNETWSGGKRGFIEGTAYKADPKSDEAKLKVKFYVPPFLPIIPVTGDYWVLYLDDDYQYALIGQPSRSYLWILCRQTHLDDEIYNQLVQKATEEGYDVSKLKKTTQTEPPPESEDAPADTKGIWWFKSLFGK; translated from the exons ATGTCTAAGAAAGCGATGGAAGTTGTAAAAGGTTTAGATCTACAAAGGTACATGGGCAGATGGTATGAAATAGCTTCATTCCCATCGAGGTTTCAGCCCAAAGATGGGATCAACACAAGGGCTACATACACATTGAAAGACGATGGCACTGTTAATGTTCTAAACGAGACTTGGAGTGGTGGCAAGAGAGGATTCATTGAAGGAACTGCTTATAAAGCTGATCCTAAAAGCGATGAAGCGAAATTGAAGGTGAAATTCTACGTTCCACCATTTTTGCCCATCATACCTGTTACAGGTGATTACTGGGTGTTGTATCTTGATGATGATTATCAGTATGCTCTGATAGGTCAGCCTTCCAGGAGTTATCTCTGG ATACTATGCAGGCAAACTCATCTTGACGATGAGATATACAACCAACTTGTTCAGAAGGCGACGGAAGAAGGGTATGATGTGAGCAAACTGAAGAAGACAACACAGACAGAACCACCGCCGGAATCTGAAGATGCACCGGCGGACACCAAAGGGATTTGGTGGTTTAAATCATTATTTGGCAAATAG
- the LOC111908342 gene encoding uncharacterized protein LOC111908342, translating into MTRRSGSCFRCCLVILAVISALCVSGPALYWKLKRGFNLKPGSSIHCTPCVCDCPPPLSLLKLAPGLVNLSVTDCGKDDPDLKEEMGKQFVDLLSEELKLQKAVGEEHIRHMNITFGEARRVASQYQKEAEKCNTATETCEQAREQAEALMRQEKKITSLWERRARELGWEGE; encoded by the exons ATGACAAGGAGATCTGGGTCCTGTTTCCGGTGTTGTTTGGTAATTTTGGCTGTGATTTCAGCATTGTGTGTATCTGGGCCAGCTCTTTATTGGAAGCtcaaaaggggttttaatttGAAACCTGGTTCTTCGATCCATTGTACTCCATGCGTCTGTGATTGCCCTCCTCCTCTCTCCCTTCTCAAGCTTGCTCCTG GCTTGGTCAATCTTTCTGTTACAG ATTGTGGGAAGGATGATCCAGATCTCAAAGAAGAAATGGGGAAACAATTTGTGGATTTGCTATCAGAAGAGCTTAAACTACAGAAAGCAGTAGGTGAAGAACACATTCGCCATATGAACATTACATTTGGTGAAGCAAGAAGGGTTGCTTCCCAATATCAAAAAGAGGCTGAAAAATGCAACACTGCAACTGAAACATGCGAACAAGCAAGAGAACAAGCTGAGGCTCTCATGAGACAAGAAAAAAAGATCACTTCTTTATGGGAAAGACGAGCTAGAGAACTTGGTTGGGAAGGAGAATAA